TGCTAATAATCCTGATATAAATAGAACAAATATGGAGAAGATGACACTTGATTATGGTTTTCATGATACTAATGATTTTTTAGCATCACTGGATTCCAATATTACCTTACCGAAAAAAACCAGAGATATCTACTTTTTTCTCCCTTTTCGTATGCTGGGAATTTTTCCAACGGTCGCGCGTTTTAGTGATATGGACTTGATGAGTGGTAATACGATAAAAAGACCATTTTTCTATCAAACCAATCGTTTTAAAGATTCTGGGGATATTTTAAATTTAGGCAGTAATGTACTCTTTAACAAAAAAAATGGTACCCTAAAAGTGGGCAATGAAACGGTACCCATCAAAGATTTTTATGTCACCGCGTATGAAAAAAATGGCAAGTTGATACGACAAAAGCAAATGCTACATCCTGAAGGCAAGATCTCTATCATCTATATGCGTTCTTATAATATCTTTTTGGTATTAGACGATGCGATGTTGCACTCTTCTTATATTCAGTTGTTTGTATTTGAAAATTATGATAAAAATCTTTTTGAGCCGATTTTATTGAGTCCGAGTGCCAAAATCTATAAATTAAAAATATAATAAAAAGAGGTTGAGATGCTTTCATTTTTTGACAAAAGATTGTTGAATATTCTTATCATAGCGTGTTTGACTATGGTGACCTTTTTCTGGACTTTTTGGATTTTTCATCAATCTTTAGAGATACATGTCATCATCGCTGTGATACTCACGAGAATCATCGCATCGTATCTCCTTTTTAAAGATTATTCCCTCTCATGGTCAAAGGCTACGCAGAAAACCTTTATGATCAAAAGTTTTGTCAATATGATGGCTTTTTTGGTCTATATGCCATTTTTTTACACGGTTTTGCCGGTATCTTTTTTCCTCTCTGAATTATTCCTCTATCTTTTTACGATTAATTTTTTTATGTATTTGTATTATATGTATGTTAACCGCAGTAAAATGGAAAAAAATAAAAATCTGGTTATTTATGGTGCGGGAAAAGCTGGGTTGCGGCTGGAAGAAGAGTATCGCAATTCGCATTTTAAGATTCGCTATTTTATCGATGATGATACAAAATTGCAGCATCGAAGTATTGATGGTATTAAGATTATCTCAAAAGAGGTATTTAAAAATCGTGTGAAAAATCAAATGGATTTGTTAATCATTGCATTGCCATCTGAAAATCCTCTTGTGATTCAGAAAATTTTCAATGATATGGAACACTATTTTAAAGATATCAAAATATTACCAACATTGGAAAAAATACTCTCAAACACACCATTTGTCGAACAACTCAAAGATATTAGCGTGGAGGATTTATTAGCCCGTCATCCTCAAGATTTGGATAAAGAATCAATTGCTAATTTTTTAAAGGGTAAAAAAGTTTTGGTCACTGGAGCTGGCGGAAGTATCGGAAGTGAAATTAGCAAGCAATGCTTGAAATATGGAGCTGATGAACTCTACCTACTTGATCACAGTGAATTTAATCTTTACAATATTTATGAAGCGATTGGCTCGGAACACGTGCATACTTTTATGCACAGTGTCCTAGATAGTAAGCGACTCGAAAAAACGATTCAAAAAACCCAGCCTGATATCATCATCCACGCTGCGGCTTATAAACATGTCCCTTTGGTGGAAGATAATATTGAAGAGGGGATTTTAAACAATATTATCGGTACTAAAAATTGTATCGATTTGGCGATAAAATATGAGGTGCAAAAATTTATATTAATCTCCACTGACAAGGCAGTACGCCCGACCAATGTCATGGGGGCAACGAAACGTGTGTGTGAATTGTATGCGGGCAATGTCAATAGTCAGCATACTGAGATTGTAGCCGTGCGATTTGGTAATGTTTTAGGCAGTAGTGGCTCGGTGATTCCAAAATTTAAACAACAAATTGAAAATGGCGGTCCAATCACAGTGACACATCCTGAAATCACGCGCTACTTTATGCTGATTCCCGAAGCGTGTGAATTGGTACTTCAAACTGCTGCCATTGCAAAGGGTGGTGAAATTTTCATTCTTGATATGGGTGCGCCGGTGAAGATTTATGATTTGGCGAAAAAAATGATTGAATTAAGTGGCAAGAAAAATATTGAAATTCAATTTACAGGTTTGAGACCTGGGGAAAAATTATACGAAGAATTGCTTATAAATGAAGCAGATAAGCAGACACAATACCAATCTATTATGGTTGCTAAAGATACATATTATGATATTGAGCAATTAAATCATGATATTGATGAATTGGTTAAAAGTGACGATAAAATAAAAAAATTACAAGAAATTATTCCAGAATTCGACCATAAAATTTAAATCTTATAAGAGGCTCAAAAGGCCTTGAAAACAAAGTTTTATGCTATAATAAACTTATATTTACACTAAAAGGTTACGCGTGATTCGATTTATAATGATGGCACTTTTGTGCTTAAGTAGTTTGAGTTTTGCTTTGGATAAAGCATCGTTAATAGAGGCAGTTAGAGCTAATCCTGCTTTGTTAGATACCCCTGCGGCACAAAATGCAATGCGCGAAAATGGCATGAGTAAGGCAGATGTGACTTCTATTATCAATTCAAAACAACAGAATCATGATGCCAATCTTTCCATAACTCCTAAGATAGAAAATCATATTTCAAATGAGCAAAATAGTTCCGATGCACCGACTGCTACGAATGAAAACAAGAAAAATTTATCAGAAGGGCTCAACCCTTTGAAATTTTTATCAGACAAAGAGGCAATTGCAAAAATTCAGAGTGAGCGCCAATATGTGAAAGAAGAGAAATTAGCACGATTTGGCGATAAATTTTTTATTAATAAAAATCGTATTGATGCGTCAAATCTCATTATTCCTGATTATTATATAATCAACAAAGGAGATCAGATTTCGATTGATTTGTATGGAGATATTAATAAAAATTACACTTTGAAAGTGGATGAATATGGCAATATCAATGTGCCAGTATTGGGCCCTATTAATGTTGCCGGATTAAGCTATGCGGGAGTGAAAGAGGTGATTAACAAAAAATTAAAGCCGACATACCCAACCTCTAAAATTTTAGTCAAAATCTCAGCAAATTCTTCTATTCAAGTATCTCTGACTGGCAGTGTGAATGCGCCAGGACTTTATAATTTACCAGCAGTTTCTACCATCAAGGATCTTTTGATTGCCGCTCATGGATTCGGTAAAATTGGCAGTATGCGTGAGGTCTATCTCAAAAGAAATGCCAAAACAATTAAGATTATTGACTTCTATAAATTAATCAAAAATGGAGAATTGGTTGATACGACCTTATTACGCAATGGCGATATCGTTTTTGTTCCAAAAGCAAAAGAGCAAGTGCGTCTTCGAGGGGCTGTGAATATCCCTGCCATTTATGAATTGAAACCGGGTGAGAAACTTCAAGAACTTATCCATTATGCCGGAGGTATCAAAGCACAAGGGGCTAGTCACTCAATAAAAATTAAAAGATATGTAAAAAATGCGTTTAGCAAGGTCTTATTTAAAGATATTAAATCAAATCTGCGTTTGCAAAATGGGGATGATATTTATGTGTATGATATTTCCCAACTCAATAAAGATCAAGTATTTGTATATGGTAATATTGACAAACCTGGAAGTTACATGATGCCAAAAAGTGGTGATTTAAAAGATTTATTGAGCCAGTTGGAGTATCTCAAAAGTACGTATATGAAGTATGGGTTGATTAAAAGATTTGATGAATCCATCGTCTCTTTTGATTTGAATCACCCCAAAAATATTAAACTCAAACAAAAAGATACCATTTACATCTTTAACACACATGAAATTGCTCCTAATCAATACATCAAAGTCTCCGGTGATATGGTTAAAAAACCGGGAAAATTTCAGTATTTAAAGGGAATGAACCTTAAAGATGCCATCAATTCAGCGGGAATTCTCTCTCCGTTTGATACAAAAAAAGTACAAATTACAAGCTATGATAAGACTATGATGCCGACGGTTAAATTTGTAAATTATGACAAAAATCTCAATCTACTTTTGCATCCTTATGATGAGATTCGTCTCTATGATTATTATAATTTTTCTCCTTTAAAACCCGTCAGCGTTTATGGTGAAGTAAATGAGCCTAATATTCATCATTTTTCAAAGAATATGACCTTGCAAGATTTAATTTCAATGTGCTCAGGTTTTACAGACAGAGCAGATAAAAACCACATAGAATTAGTACGCTATCGTATCAAAAATGGGACACGAACTCGCAAGATTATGGAGCTATCGACAAAAGATTTAAACATGCAGATTCAACCTTATGATGAAGTTTATGTCAAGCGGATTCCTGAATGGTTTGACCGAAAAGTCGTGAGTGTTAAAGGTGAAGTGCGTTATCCTGGCAACTATGTGATTAATACAGGCGATACGGTTTATGATGTCTTAAAAAGAGCAGGCGGATTCAACAAAGATGCTTATTTATATGGTGCTGTTTTGACACGAGAATCTGTAAAAAAAGCCAATCAAAAACGGGTACAAGAATCACTCTATAAACTCAAGAAAAAAGTTGCTATTGTGGCCGCTTCTGCCAAAGATATTGGAGAGAGTAGTGTGGACTCTAAAAATCTCATTGATGCGATTGATTCGTTGATAAAAAACTATCATGATCTCAAACCAGTTGGAAGAATTAGTATTAATATTGAGAGAAATTTGGAGAAATTCAAAAGCTCTCCTTATAATATTACTCTTGAAAACAATGATACTATCTACATACCACCACGACAAAATTCTGTCTCTGTGATGGGTGAGGTAATCAGTCCGACCGCTTTTGTGTATGATGACAAGGATGCCATCTCTTATATTAAAAAAGCAGGCGGTATCACAGCAAGTGCAGATAGCGTCTTTTTTGTGGTACACGCTAATGGCATGAGTGAAAAAGGTGACTTTGGATATTTCAACAGTAATATCACCGTGCATGCGGGTGATGTCATTGTCGTGCCAATTCAAATCAAAACATCAACATGGTATGGTATCGCCAAAGACGCATCATCGATTCTCTATCAGTTAGCCGTGACGGCAGCTTCACTCAAGACAGTAGGAGCACTCTAATGCAAAATCAGATGATCCAAGAAGATGAGATTGATTTAAGAGAACTCTTTGCCACGATTTGGAAGGGGCGCGTGTGGATTGCTATTTTCGTGTTTGTCATTACGTCGTTGACAATAGTCTACACCCTCAGTGTTCCTAATCAATACACCATTAGTACCACACTCGCACCACAAGAAGAGTCACATGGTGCAAATTTAGGAAGTTTGGGTTCGCTCGCTTCATTGGCAGGGGTCAATATTGGTGGCAGTTCCGGAGTGACACCTGATGTAGCATTTCAAGCATTATTGAGCAATTATGCTTTTATGCACACATTTATCAAAAATAGAAAAATTGATCTTATGGTGAAACGTGGTGATGCCCATCATGATTATATTTTTGCACTAGGATTTGACGCACTTTATCGTTTACTTCATAGTAGTGCGCAACGAGATAAAATGACAGATTTTGAAATCTATAAATATCTGAAAAAAAGTATTGCGATTAGTTCTGATAAAAAAACCGGGATGATTACCGTCTCGGTGACATTACCATCAAGAGAGATGGCCATGTATGTTTTGGATCATTTTTTGAGTGATACAACACACTATCTTATCAATAGAAATATAACAGATATTGATTTGCAAATATCAAAATATAAAGAAGAGCTAAGAAAGACAGAAAATCTTGAGTTAAAAACAGAGCTGGCAAAATTAGTATCAAGTTTGGTGAAACAAAAAATTTACATCAATACCAGCAAATATTATAAAGTTAAAATTATCAGTAAGGCCTATATCCCTGATGTCAAAGATAAGGCAAAACCAAAAAGAGCTTTGATTGTCATTGTTAGTTTTGTGACATCTTTTATTTTGGCTATTTTTATCCTTTTTTTTGTACAATTTATCAAACGAGAAGGTTCTGATGTATAAGCCAAGAAATTTGTGAGGTTGTCAGTCATTATGAAAATATTAGAAAATACACATAAAATAGAATCAATCGGGTGTGTCGGACTGGTTAGTAAGCCTCATGATACAACCCTCAAAAAGTATTATCATGAGATACACGATGTGCTTGAAAAATATGGTGTCAAACTTTTGGTTGCTGAAGATAGCGCCAAAAACTTAGGATGCACGGGTGTAGATTTTAATGATATGTGCAAAAAAAGTGATTTTCTAATAGCACTCGGTGGTGATGGTACCTTGATTTCATTGTGTCGCCGAAGTTTTAATTACAATAAACCAATTTTGGGTGTTTATGCAGGGCAATTGGGATTTTTGACTGATATTAAAACAGATGAAATTGAAGAGTTTATTGATAATATGTTTTTGGGAAATTATCGAATTGATGAGAGAATGTTGCTCGAAATTTCTCTAGAACACAATAGCAAAACCAAAAATATTGTCGCTTTTAATGACGTCATTTTTGCGAGAGATAATGCCTCATCGATGTCAACCATAGCCGCTTCTGTCAATGATTATCTTATCAATGTATATCGCGGAGATGGTTTGATTGTCTCAACACCTACGGGCTCAACTGCTTACAACATCTCAGCCGGCGGTCCGGTGGTGTATCCTTTGACAGAAGCGTTGATACTCACGCCCATCTGTCCACATTCACTGACACAGCGCCCGCTTGTCTTGCCTGTGAATTTTGAAGTGGAGTTTCAAAGTGATGATGATATTCTCATCGTGATTGATGGACAAGATAGATACAAAATGCGAGATTTTGAAAAAGTCACCATTAAGATAGCGCAAAAGAGTGCGAAACTCATTCATACGCTAGAGCGCAATTATTTTAATACTTTACGAGATAAATTAAGCTGGGGAAACTGATGATAGAACGTCTTTATTTGAGGGAGCATTTTTCTTTTAAAGATTGTGAATTACACTTTGCTCCGGGATTGATTGCTTTTACGGGGCCTAGTGGTGCGGGGAAATCTGTATTGATGCAGGCCATTTTATCACTTTTTGGTTTTAGCGATGCAAAAGCATTGTTGATTGAAGCTACGGTCTTACACCAGTTGGATATGGAGGCGTATGGCATTGTGAATGAGCCAGCCAATGTTTTTAAGTTGATGCGCTCGAAAACGACGCGATATTTTGTAAATTCTCAAAATATCTCTAAAAAGAGTATCAATGAACTCTCCAAAAATTTTCTTAGCTATTTGAGTGTCAAAGATAATGGTGAGTTTGAAAATGAAAGGCTCTTGGAGTTCTTAGATGCGATATGTACTCACAATCACCCGCCTCATAGGAAAAATTTGAAAGATTTTAAAGCAAAATATGATGCCTACAAAACATTAGATAATGCACTCAAGACAATTCAAGAAAAAGAGAACAAAATCGAAGAACTCAAAGAATTTGCGAAGTTTGAGATTAATAAAATCAACGATATTGACCCTAAAATTGGTGAAGATGAAACGCTCATGTCTCTCAAAAAATCCTTGTCCAAAAAAGAGAAGATGCAAACGGCGCTTGATAGTGCTTATGGTATCTTTGATTTTGAATCAAACGTGATAGAAGCCTTGCAACTGATAGAAACAGAGAGTACGTTTTTTGATGAGTGTATGAATGAGTTGAGAAATCAATTTGAGATACAAAAAGACTTGTTGAATAATTTAGAAGATATTGATATAGAAACGATGTTAGATCGCATCGAAAAGATTGCCAGTTTGAAAAAACGTCACGGTAGTATTGAAGCGGCACTTGCTTATAAAGAAGAGAAAATAAAAGAACTAGAAGCTTATGAAAATATCTCTTTTGAAAAACAAAATTTAGAAAAAAAATATGCCAAAGCACGCACCGAAGTTGAACATTTAGCCCAGCAACTATCCAAAACGAGAGGCGAGCAATTAGAGATTATGAACCAACGCATCAATCATTATTTGCAGATGCTTTATATGCCATCAGTGCGTGTGGAATCCCAGCAAAAAGAGTTGGATGATTATGGTATTGATGCTTTGGTTGTGAATCTTGGAAGCGTTGAAGTCAAAAAAATTAGCTCCGGTGAATACAACAGACTAAGATTGGCGTTTTTAGCAGCGAGAGAAGAGTTTCTAAGAAGCGATGGGGGTGTTTTGATTTTGGATGAAATTGACTCAAATTTAAGCGGAAAAGAGTCAATGAGCGTGGCAAAAGTGTTGGAAGTTTTATCCCAAAAATATCAAATATTTGCGATTTCACATCAGCCACAACTCTCATCACGCGCGGATATGCATTTTTTGGTTTCCAAAGATGACCATGGTAGTCATGTGCGATTGTTGGATAAAGAAGAGCGTGTCGAAGAGTTGGCACGTATGGTCAGTGGTGAAAAAATCCATGAAGCAGCTTTAGAATTTGCAAGTTCACTGATGGCTGGAAATAAAGATTAAAGAAAAAGAGATATATTATGATTATAGATACACATTGTCATCTTGATGATGAGAGATACTACGAAGATTTGGATGAGGTGATTAAAAGAGCTGAAGCTCATAATGTCAAAGCCTTTTTGATACCAGGTGCCGATATCAAAGATTTGCAACATGCACGGGAGATTTCACACCAATATCCTAATATTTTTTATGCAGCAGGGGTACATCCTGATTGTATTGATGGATATGATGAAACCGTATTGAGAACCTTTTTAGAAGACGAACGCTGTATTGCGGTGGGAGAGTGTGGATTGGATTATTTTAGACTTCCTGAGGATGATGCCCAAAAAGCATTGATAAAGCAAAAACAAAAAGAGATTTTTGCCAAACAAATCCAACTGGCCAAAGAGTTGAATAAGCCATTAATCATCCATATTCGAGATGCAAATGACGATAGTCGTCACGTATTAGAAGAGAATGATGCGGGCAAAGTTGGAGGCGTTTTGCATTGCTACAATGCTTCAAAGCATTTGTTGCCATTGCATAAATTGGGTTTTTATTTTGGAATTGGAGGCGTTTTGACATTTAAAAATGCAAAAAATCTCGTCGCTATCGTACCTGAAATTCCCAAAGAGAGACTGCTGATTGAAACCGATGCCCCTTATCTCACACCCCATCCTTATCGGGGTAAAAGAAATGAACCAGCTTATACAGAATTGGTCGTAGAGAAGCTCTCACAAACACTAAATTTGAGTGTTCGTGAGATCGAAGATTTGACGACGCATAACGCTGCGCGACTTTTTAAAGCATTTTCAAGCCTAATTTAGCTAAAATAATACATTTTAGACGCTGTGACGCAAAGGGGCCAGATGCTTAGAATTATATTAGTTTTAGTCTTGTTGATACAAAGCAGTGACGCTTTTTTAGTGACACAAAATAACTTCCAAGAGCAAGTAAAGGTATTAAAAAGTTTCGATATTGATTCTACTTTCTTAAAGGATAAAACGTTTATCTCGATGAAAGACAAAATGAACCGTTATCGGACAAAACACTTTCTAAAAGTCTTAGAAGAGGGCAATCGATTTGTTCCTTATTTGCGTAAACTTATCAATGATTCAGGTATCCCCAAAGCCTTTTTATATCTTGCGATGGCAGAATCAAATTTTGCACCTAATGCTTATTCTAAAGCCAAAGCAGTGGGCTTATGGCAATTTATGCCAGCAACAGCTAAGCATTTTGGTCTGAAGATTAATACGTATGTTGATGAGCGAAAGGACCCCATCAAATCCACCAAGGCAGCGATTAAATATTTGAAATATTTGCATAATATATTTGGCAAATGGTATCTTGCAGCCATTGCATATAATTGTGGTGAAGGCACACTGCTCAAAGCGATTAAGCGAGCAAAAAGTGATAATCTTAATGTCTTACTCAATGATAGAAAACGATACCTTCCACGAGAGAGTCGTCTCTATATTCGCAAAATTGTCATGATGGAAAGTTTGGCTAATAGTGCAGATTTTATTATCGAAAACAACTCTGATTATCTTCTAAATGGCGGCAGTGCTGAGACATTTGCAAAGGTTGAGGTCAAACAAGGGACTTCTTTGGGTGCGGTCGCTGCTAGTATCGGACTCTCCTTAAAAGAGATACGCTCTTATAATCCACAATTGCGTTACGATTTTGTGCCCCCTGCAAAAGGGAAATACACGATTTATTTGCCTTATAACAAACAAGCAGACTTTAAACAAAATTATAATCCAAAGAAAAGCAACAACAGATTTTTTGTCTATCGGGTGAAAAAGGGTGATTCCCTCCATAAAATCGCAAGACGCTATGGTATTAATTATCACATTATTAAAGATTATAATCATTTAAAATCCAAATGGCTTCGTATCAAACAAGCGCTTATTATTCCAATCGTGAAGCCAAGTATGATCAGCTATACCATTCGAAAAGGTGACACGCTCGGTAAAGTTTCCCATAAATTTAATGTGGCCATTAATACATTGATTCAGGCCAACAATAAAAGAAATTCGATAATTCGAGTAGGTGAAAAACTTGTCATACCTCAAATGCAGTAAATTTTTTATTTTTTGTGTCACTTTAGTGATTTTCGCAGGGTGCAGTAGTCGAAATTATACTTTTTCAAATGCTGCCTACAACCCAAATCGTGCTCCATCGCATAGTACGGTTATCAAAAATTCGTCGAGTATGCATAAAGCAACGATGCGTCCTTATCAAGTGGGGGGCAAGACGTATTACCCGACCAAGGTGAGTGTGGGCGATACTTACAGCGGTATTGCCAGTTGGTATGGCAAAGATTTTCACGGTCGCAAGACCTCAAATGGTGAATTTTACAATATGTATGCGATGACCGCTGCGCACAAGACATTGCCTATGAATACGATGGTCAAAGTAACCAATCTGTTAAACCACAAAAGTGTCGTAGTCCGTATCAATGACCGCGGTCCTTTTGTCAAGACTCGTATCATCGATCTCTCTTATGAGGCGGCATTGCGTTTGGGTTATGCGACTAAAGGAACGGCACCTGTTAGATTGCAAGTGATAGGATTTAGCGGGGTGATTAATACGAGCAACACACAAGTGCGTAGTGTTGATTTAAACAATTTCTATGTCCAAATTGGTGCCTTTAGAAACCAAGCAGGCGCACAACGATATGCCAAAGAACACCGCAATGTATTAGGGGCATATCGTGCCATTGTAAAACGATCCTCATATCAAGGATTACCACTTTATCGTGTTTATTTAAGTGGTTTCAAAAGCGAAGAAGAGGCGCGAGATTTTATAGCTAAGGGGCTGTTTAGAGGCTCCTTTATTGTAGGAAATTAAAAAAGGTTTTATCATGAAAACAGCATTAACAAGAACAACAAAAGAGACAGATATTACAATCAAAATCGATTTAGCAGGTGCAGGGCAATCTAACATTCATACCGGTATTGGCTTTTTTGATCATATGTTGGAGGCTTTTGCTAAACATTCATTAATCGACTTGGATATTCATTGCAAGGGTGATATTCATGTAGATTTTCATCACAGTGTCGAAGATGTTGGGATTGTGTTAGGCTCACTTTTAAAAGGATTGATTTATCCTTTGGAAAAGGTCGAGCGATTTGCTAATTCTGTTGTTGTGATGGATGAAGCTGCTGTGGAATGCGATATGGATTTAAGTAATCGACCGTATCTGGTTTTTGATTTAGATACAGATGGAAAGATTGGTGATTTTGATGTAGAACTTTGTGAAGAGTTTTTTCGGGCAGTAGTGGTGAATGCCGGAATTAGCGCTCATATCATCAAAAAAAGAGGCAAAAACAGACACCACATCGTCGAAGCGGCTTTTAAAGCATTTGCCGTGGCATTGAGACGTGCCATAGCCAAAAATGAACGTATCGGAATACCCAGTACCAAGGGAATCTTATGATTGAACTTTTGGTATTAGATGTTGATGGTTGTATGAGTGATGGCAAAATCATTTATGCAAGCAATGGTGAAGAATTCAAAAATTTTAACGTCAAAGATGGACTCGCCATTGTCTCTTGGATCAAGCTTGGGAAAAAAGTCGCAATTATCACCGGAAGACATTCGAGTATTGTCGATAAAAGATCCAAAGAGCTAGGTGTTCATTATCTCTATCAAGGGGTGAGCAATAAAAAAGAACAGTTAGAAGCAATCTTGGCACAAGAGGGTTTGGGTTTTGAACACGTTGCTGCGATTGGTGATGATCTTAACGATATTGCGGTGTTGTCTTTAGTGGGGAGATCATATTGTCCTAATAATGCGAATCACTATGCCAAAAATGCCGTCGATACTGTATTAAATTGCAATGGCGGTGAGGGCGCGGTGAGAGAAATGATTGAGGATATTTTAGAGCACGAACATTTGATAGAGGATTTTATAAAACTTTGGCAGTAAAATTCTTACGATATTTTTTAATAATATTTTTGGTGATTATGGTATTTTTATTGACGAAAAATCCCTATGCATTGCATTATAAGCCCAAAAAAGGAGAACAACCAAGTATTGAGCTGTTTGATGTCAAGGATTATGAAATCCTACCAACAGGAATCAACAGTATCGTTTTTTCAAAAAAAGTTGAGAAATATAAAGCCTATGATAAATTTTATCAGATTGATGTGCTGTATAAAGATAAGCTGAATCTCATCAGCACCTTGATTTCAGATAAGGCTCTCTTGCGAGATTCGATTCTTTATTTTACTGAAAATGTCAAATATACCCGAAGCGATGACTTAGCACTCAATACCCAAAGTGTCCAGTACAATTTGAAAACAAAAGTGCTCAGCAGTAAAACTTCGTTTGAATTAATCAAAAAAGATATGAAAACGATAGGGGATTCATTTATCTACCAGATGCAAGAGGGTATAATTGAAGCCAAGAACGTCAAATCAACCATAAGGATGGATAAATAATTGAAATATTTACTTTTAGTTTTAGTAGCGACCTTATTAAGCGCCAGTGAAGTTCAAATTACTGCTGATAAATTTGTGGCCAATGAAGCCAAATTAATATCTACGTTTACAGGAAATGTTCATGTCACGAAAGGGAGTGACGATTTGAAAGCTGATAAAATTGTTATTGACTTTGACAAAGAGAAAAAACCTATAAAATATACAGCAACTGGTCATGCAAAAGCACACATGACACTCAATAAAAAGAAATATTTTGCTAGTGGTAATGTTTTGATTTATGAGCCAAAATTAGCACGCTATACTATCGAAAAAAATGCGTTTTTACATGAGCTGAGTACCGATAAAAAAGTTTACGGTGATGTGATTCATGTAGATCAGAACAAAGGGTATTATGAAGTAGGTAGCAAGAAAAATGAGCCTGTGAAGTTTATCTTTAAAATTGAGGATAAGAAAAAGTGATACAAATAGTAGAGGCACATTTTGTTACTTCAGCCCAGGGTGTCAAAGACTCCTTGCCTGATGGCGTGAGTGAAGTCGTATTTTTGGGTAGGAGTAACGTCGGTAAGAGTTCAATCATCAATGCATTTGCTAATAAAAAAGGATTGGCCAAGAGTTCTGCAACACCAGGGAAAACGAGATTAATAAACTTTTTTGATATTAAGTTTATGAAAGATAAAGAACCTTTTATGTGCCGATTTGTCGATTTACCAGGATTTGGCTATGCTAAAGTATCAAAAACTTTAAAAAATGAGTGGCAAAAACATTTGACTGATTTTTTA
This genomic window from Sulfurospirillum sp. 1612 contains:
- the lptA gene encoding lipopolysaccharide transport periplasmic protein LptA, which produces MKYLLLVLVATLLSASEVQITADKFVANEAKLISTFTGNVHVTKGSDDLKADKIVIDFDKEKKPIKYTATGHAKAHMTLNKKKYFASGNVLIYEPKLARYTIEKNAFLHELSTDKKVYGDVIHVDQNKGYYEVGSKKNEPVKFIFKIEDKKK
- the yihA gene encoding ribosome biogenesis GTP-binding protein YihA/YsxC, which gives rise to MIQIVEAHFVTSAQGVKDSLPDGVSEVVFLGRSNVGKSSIINAFANKKGLAKSSATPGKTRLINFFDIKFMKDKEPFMCRFVDLPGFGYAKVSKTLKNEWQKHLTDFLESRHSIRVFVQLLDSRHPHLEIDENVNDYIQSLLKPDQKLIQIFTKADKLNQKEKSALKREFPGAILVSSSQKTGINQALETLFDSIFPARQS